From Methanosarcina lacustris Z-7289, one genomic window encodes:
- a CDS encoding homocitrate synthase/isopropylmalate synthase family protein, with amino-acid sequence MKIYESYEDLPKLKLPYGNEIFISDSTIRDGSQMPGIVLSREHKVQIYEYLHEIGIEKLEAFVFNKRDRDAVDLMFDRGYECPEITGWARASRADIDKILEVDGIKETGILMSVSDTHIHSKMRLSGREEAEEKYLDALQYAVDHGLRTRAHLEDMTRADNYGFVYPLVEKIMEIDPNCIIRVCDTVGYGMPFMNIDEPYGIPKIIQHLKKEIGVKNIETHIHDDYGFGAASSITGFWHGANWTSVTFLGIGERAGNSEMEKILLFLADRIEGFEKYNLEPITRFADFMEKELGLRVPRNKAVVGKNIFAHESGIHAAGVLKNPFNYEPYPPELVGGTRLLLIGDSSGLEVIRYKVQETLNNLLDVETTVEKDDRRLLKIQKEIQKLYDKEERVSCISDEELLAYVEKYFLYQPICDPAHTAGGRLKSKGKIQEPDDEKY; translated from the coding sequence ATGAAAATTTACGAATCATATGAAGATCTGCCCAAACTAAAGCTACCTTATGGAAACGAGATATTCATAAGTGACAGCACTATTCGCGACGGCTCCCAGATGCCGGGAATAGTCTTGAGCAGAGAACACAAAGTTCAAATCTATGAATACCTGCACGAAATAGGGATTGAGAAACTTGAAGCCTTTGTATTCAATAAAAGAGATAGAGATGCTGTTGACCTTATGTTCGACAGGGGATATGAGTGTCCTGAAATCACAGGATGGGCAAGGGCTTCAAGAGCTGATATAGACAAAATTTTAGAAGTGGACGGGATTAAAGAGACCGGGATTTTGATGTCTGTCTCGGATACGCACATTCATTCAAAGATGAGGCTTTCAGGCAGGGAGGAGGCTGAAGAGAAATACCTCGATGCCCTTCAGTATGCAGTTGACCATGGGCTTCGTACAAGAGCTCATCTGGAAGATATGACGAGAGCTGACAACTACGGCTTTGTTTACCCCCTGGTAGAAAAGATTATGGAGATCGATCCGAACTGTATAATAAGAGTCTGCGATACCGTTGGATATGGGATGCCGTTCATGAATATTGACGAACCTTACGGAATTCCGAAAATTATCCAGCACCTCAAAAAAGAGATTGGGGTCAAGAATATAGAAACTCATATCCACGACGATTACGGCTTCGGGGCAGCAAGTTCAATTACAGGTTTCTGGCATGGAGCCAACTGGACAAGTGTAACCTTCCTGGGGATAGGAGAACGTGCAGGAAACAGCGAGATGGAAAAAATCCTGCTCTTTCTGGCAGACAGAATTGAAGGTTTTGAGAAATATAATCTTGAACCTATTACCCGTTTTGCAGATTTTATGGAAAAAGAACTCGGGCTAAGAGTCCCGAGAAACAAAGCTGTTGTCGGGAAAAATATATTTGCCCACGAATCAGGAATTCATGCCGCAGGTGTCCTGAAGAACCCATTTAACTATGAACCTTATCCCCCTGAACTGGTAGGAGGCACCAGGCTTCTTCTCATAGGGGACTCTTCAGGCCTTGAGGTAATACGTTACAAGGTTCAGGAAACTTTAAACAACCTCCTTGATGTCGAAACCACAGTTGAAAAAGACGACAGAAGACTGCTGAAGATCCAGAAAGAAATCCAGAAGCTCTACGATAAAGAAGAGAGGGTCTCCTGTATCTCAGACGAGGAGCTTCTTGCTTACGTTGAGAAATACTTCCTTTACCAGCCAATCTGTGACCCGGCACATACAGCTGGAGGAAGACTAAAAAGCAAAGGGAAAATTCAGGAACCAGATGACGAAAAATATTAA
- a CDS encoding isocitrate/isopropylmalate dehydrogenase family protein, whose protein sequence is MTKTAAVIKGDGVGPELVDAMLKVAEAASTDVEFVMCEAGAGWWEQHGGNSLIPDETWQLLDSSDACFKGPTTTPGGIGSPRSVAVSIRTKYDLYANVRPIKTFPNSNAPLGDVEMVCVREGTEGLYIGEEIQLTNDVSIAIRKITRTASSKIARYAFEDAKRRGYDTVVPIHKSNILKLTCGSFLEEVAKVAQDYPNIEVWPYHIDNIAQQLIKNPQLFNKKVLLSTNLFMDVISEECSALVGSIGLIYSANIGTNFAMFEPAHGSAPKYAGQDKVNPVATVLAGAWMLDYLGEKEKSEAIFKATERVISEGKYVTYDLGGSAKLSQMTDEIAKYTAEILK, encoded by the coding sequence ATGACTAAAACCGCAGCAGTAATCAAAGGTGACGGGGTAGGCCCCGAACTTGTGGACGCAATGCTTAAAGTTGCAGAAGCCGCTAGCACTGATGTCGAATTTGTGATGTGTGAGGCTGGAGCCGGCTGGTGGGAGCAGCATGGAGGCAATTCCCTTATCCCCGATGAGACCTGGCAGCTCCTTGATAGCTCTGATGCCTGTTTCAAGGGCCCTACCACAACTCCCGGAGGAATCGGTTCTCCGAGAAGTGTGGCTGTATCCATCAGGACAAAGTATGACCTCTATGCAAATGTCAGGCCAATAAAGACGTTTCCGAACTCAAATGCACCTCTCGGGGATGTTGAGATGGTCTGTGTGCGCGAAGGGACGGAAGGGCTTTACATCGGAGAGGAAATCCAGCTTACAAACGATGTTTCCATTGCGATCAGGAAAATTACCCGTACGGCATCCAGCAAGATTGCCCGCTATGCCTTTGAGGACGCTAAAAGGAGAGGTTACGACACTGTTGTGCCCATCCATAAAAGCAATATCCTCAAATTGACCTGCGGCTCTTTCTTAGAAGAAGTTGCAAAGGTTGCACAGGACTACCCGAACATTGAGGTCTGGCCCTATCATATTGATAACATTGCCCAGCAGCTTATCAAGAACCCCCAGCTCTTCAACAAAAAGGTCCTCCTTTCCACCAACCTCTTCATGGACGTAATCAGTGAAGAATGCTCAGCTCTTGTTGGCAGTATAGGGCTCATTTACTCTGCAAATATAGGGACCAATTTTGCAATGTTTGAACCGGCTCACGGCTCAGCTCCAAAGTATGCTGGTCAGGATAAAGTAAACCCTGTTGCAACGGTGCTTGCTGGGGCCTGGATGCTGGACTACCTTGGTGAAAAGGAAAAGTCAGAAGCCATCTTCAAAGCCACAGAGCGCGTAATCTCCGAAGGCAAGTATGTGACCTATGACCTTGGGGGCAGCGCAAAACTCAGTCAGATGACAGATGAGATCGCAAAATACACCGCAGAAATCCTTAAATGA
- a CDS encoding TatD family hydrolase: MPAKIPITDNHMHIDPRARGLEAVKDFQRSGGTHIILVTKPTWSLGITVRKPEDYLAVFDETVEIASKIREIGVGAFPVLGVHPAEISKLTEYMELSEATETMKKGLEIAAGYVERGLAVGIKSGRPHYPVSAEIWAASNEIMEHAFSLGKEQDCAVQLHTESVGEPELKDIAERAKKTGIKMYRVVKHYSPPLVNTCEQLGIFPGVISVKGAIEQALEEGTRFMMETDYIDDPDRPGAVLGPKTIPRRTMKLIETYGEEPFWTIHKENPEKVYDIEIEL, encoded by the coding sequence ATGCCTGCAAAAATTCCGATTACCGACAACCATATGCACATAGACCCAAGAGCCAGAGGGCTTGAAGCGGTAAAAGATTTTCAAAGATCTGGCGGAACGCATATAATCCTGGTCACCAAACCCACCTGGTCCCTTGGGATTACAGTCAGGAAACCTGAGGACTATCTTGCGGTCTTTGACGAAACCGTAGAAATCGCATCAAAAATTCGTGAGATTGGAGTAGGGGCTTTTCCGGTTCTCGGGGTTCACCCTGCTGAGATCTCAAAGCTTACGGAATATATGGAACTATCAGAAGCTACGGAAACCATGAAAAAAGGCCTTGAGATTGCTGCTGGATATGTGGAAAGAGGCCTTGCCGTGGGAATAAAATCAGGACGCCCACACTATCCCGTATCCGCAGAGATATGGGCAGCCTCGAATGAGATAATGGAACACGCCTTTTCCCTCGGAAAAGAACAGGACTGCGCAGTCCAGCTCCATACGGAAAGCGTAGGAGAACCCGAACTTAAGGATATAGCAGAAAGGGCAAAAAAAACAGGAATAAAAATGTACAGGGTAGTTAAACATTACTCTCCCCCCCTTGTAAATACGTGTGAACAACTTGGGATTTTTCCAGGGGTCATATCGGTTAAAGGAGCAATCGAGCAGGCTCTTGAAGAAGGAACTCGCTTTATGATGGAAACGGATTATATCGATGACCCTGATAGGCCGGGAGCAGTACTTGGCCCGAAAACGATCCCGAGAAGGACCATGAAACTCATTGAAACGTATGGAGAAGAACCTTTCTGGACCATTCACAAGGAGAATCCTGAAAAGGTTTATGATATAGAAATCGAGCTTTAA
- a CDS encoding multiprotein bridging factor aMBF1, translating into MQCEICGAEIREKPIFITIDNSELQVCPKCAPYGKPVDKRTPVSRKVSPVVRTVPRTEKRPQKDFFDILKNELLDNYDQIIRDAREARGWSLEDLAENIKEKASLIRKIERSEIVPEESVRKKLEHTLNIKLTERLDAAGQEVSHMKKDTTLGDIVKIKRK; encoded by the coding sequence ATGCAGTGTGAAATATGTGGTGCAGAGATTCGTGAAAAGCCTATCTTCATTACAATTGATAACAGCGAACTCCAGGTATGTCCTAAATGTGCACCGTACGGTAAGCCCGTTGATAAACGGACCCCCGTATCAAGGAAAGTCTCTCCGGTAGTTCGTACGGTACCACGAACTGAAAAGAGGCCACAGAAAGATTTCTTCGATATATTAAAAAATGAACTTCTGGACAACTACGATCAGATTATCCGGGATGCCAGGGAAGCCAGAGGTTGGTCTCTGGAGGATCTGGCTGAAAACATCAAGGAAAAAGCATCTCTCATCAGAAAGATCGAGCGAAGCGAAATAGTGCCCGAAGAGTCCGTTAGAAAAAAACTGGAACATACCCTTAATATTAAACTTACCGAACGCTTGGATGCCGCAGGGCAGGAAGTCTCTCACATGAAGAAAGACACTACTCTTGGAGATATAGTGAAAATAAAGCGTAAGTAA
- a CDS encoding IS66 family transposase encodes MVTTLLSDDAPQFKQIAHHHALCWIHDGRNYKKLRPIVPYHKEKLEAFLDRYWDYYGKLCEFKIKPDAEVAEQLSAEFDQLFTTITGYEQLDERISKTKEKKEHLLKVLLLPEVPLHNNAAELAARAKVRKRDVSLQTITEEGTKANDTFMTIVQTAKKLSISAYQYIWDRVSNKFEMPSLAQIIREKTR; translated from the coding sequence GTGGTTACCACACTTCTGAGTGATGATGCACCTCAATTCAAGCAAATTGCACATCATCATGCTCTTTGCTGGATTCATGATGGGAGAAACTACAAGAAATTGAGGCCAATAGTACCTTATCATAAAGAAAAGCTTGAAGCTTTTCTGGACAGGTACTGGGATTATTATGGAAAACTCTGCGAGTTTAAAATAAAACCAGATGCAGAGGTAGCGGAGCAATTATCTGCTGAATTTGATCAGTTGTTTACTACCATAACAGGATATGAACAGTTGGATGAAAGAATCAGTAAGACGAAAGAGAAAAAGGAACATTTATTGAAGGTACTTCTTTTACCAGAGGTTCCGCTGCATAACAATGCAGCGGAACTAGCGGCGAGAGCAAAGGTCAGAAAAAGAGATGTCAGCCTTCAAACCATAACAGAGGAAGGAACAAAGGCAAATGACACATTTATGACAATTGTTCAGACAGCAAAGAAACTGAGTATAAGTGCATATCAGTACATATGGGATAGAGTGAGCAATAAATTTGAGATGCCATCTCTGGCTCAAATCATCAGAGAAAAAACTCGTTGA
- a CDS encoding transposase, with protein MNTKYRIEIFYSPSEHKTYSGKLPHGIKGEFGPGIKSLIITLNHVANVSEPKIHELLENVGVHISRATISRILTKDTEIFHQEKAEIFQEGLKATPYQQIDDTGARINGVNHYTQILCNPYYAAYFTVPNKNRETILDILLCGKEKVYCFNDEAFDLMETFNVSQIWMEKLSSFKTKYSVTKKCVENWIVFSHSKGTKLLRKKFLKPVQLRHIIRVQTYLWLPHF; from the coding sequence TTGAACACCAAATACAGGATAGAGATATTTTATTCTCCGTCTGAGCATAAAACATATTCAGGAAAATTGCCACATGGTATCAAAGGTGAATTTGGTCCTGGAATCAAATCTCTTATAATCACTCTTAACCATGTTGCTAATGTTTCAGAGCCCAAAATACATGAGCTTCTGGAAAATGTTGGAGTTCATATATCCAGAGCCACTATTTCTCGAATTTTGACAAAAGATACTGAGATCTTCCATCAGGAAAAAGCTGAGATTTTTCAGGAGGGTCTTAAGGCTACACCCTATCAGCAGATTGATGATACAGGTGCAAGAATCAATGGTGTCAATCACTATACTCAAATTCTTTGTAATCCTTATTATGCTGCTTATTTTACAGTCCCAAATAAGAATCGAGAGACCATTTTAGATATACTTCTATGTGGAAAAGAAAAAGTGTATTGCTTCAACGATGAAGCATTTGATCTGATGGAAACATTTAATGTTTCCCAAATCTGGATGGAAAAACTCTCTTCTTTTAAAACAAAATATTCAGTGACGAAGAAATGCGTCGAAAACTGGATTGTGTTTTCTCACTCAAAGGGCACAAAACTACTAAGAAAAAAGTTCTTGAAGCCTGTGCAATTGCGGCATATCATCAGAGTACAGACATACCTGTGGTTACCACACTTCTGA
- a CDS encoding endonuclease dU — translation MSSDFHIKPEIRILGIDDSALLNEKIMIVGTVFRGGDWIDGILRSDITRDGLDATEVIGTMIKNSRHYSQLRIVMLDGITYGGFNVVDIEELYRKTGLPVIVIMRSYPDLEKIRSALRRFSDGELRWDMIKKAGKIEKLVTKKNRTPIYIQKVGIGAKSAEKIVCLTSIRSNIPEPLRVAHLIATGIIFGESRGKA, via the coding sequence GTGAGTTCAGATTTTCATATCAAACCCGAAATCCGAATTCTGGGCATAGACGACTCTGCGCTTCTTAACGAAAAGATAATGATAGTAGGGACTGTTTTTAGAGGAGGAGACTGGATAGATGGAATCCTGCGCTCAGATATCACCAGAGACGGACTTGATGCTACCGAGGTGATAGGCACGATGATAAAGAATAGCAGGCATTACAGCCAGCTAAGGATTGTCATGCTTGATGGAATCACTTACGGAGGCTTTAATGTTGTCGATATAGAGGAGCTTTACAGAAAGACAGGACTTCCTGTTATTGTGATCATGCGTTCCTACCCGGATTTGGAAAAAATTCGATCTGCTCTCAGGCGTTTCTCCGATGGAGAGTTGCGCTGGGACATGATAAAAAAAGCCGGCAAAATAGAAAAACTGGTAACGAAAAAAAACAGGACTCCGATCTATATCCAGAAAGTCGGGATAGGGGCAAAAAGCGCAGAAAAGATAGTCTGCCTCACTTCAATAAGAAGTAATATTCCAGAGCCTCTCAGGGTTGCCCATCTGATTGCAACAGGCATCATCTTCGGGGAGTCAAGAGGAAAAGCATAA